The following proteins come from a genomic window of Takifugu rubripes chromosome 11, fTakRub1.2, whole genome shotgun sequence:
- the drc12 gene encoding dynein regulatory complex protein 12 produces MEIEKILHESLDTLISQLSAALQGWEGKSITLHQNYNELLFEFSLNVSDVRQTALPAAAPLSQTHLFKGTLYLATRKRTQLTAK; encoded by the exons ATGGAAATAGAGAAAATACTGCAT GAGAGTCTGGACACACTGATTTCCCAGCTGTCGGCAGCTCTGCAGGGATGGGAAGGCAAGAGCATTACCCTTCACCAAAATTACAATGAGCTACTCTTTGAATTCAGCCTCAACGTCTCGGATGTGCGACAGACCGctcttccagcagctgctcctctcagccAGACGCATTTGTTCAAAG GAACTCTGTACCTCGCCACCAGAAAGAGGACACAGCTGACGGCCAAGTAG